A portion of the Adhaeribacter radiodurans genome contains these proteins:
- the rny gene encoding ribonuclease Y → MSTTLYIIITALVALGVGVYIGRVLLNQVFKKHQDAAREKAKLIIKEAELDAESIKKNRIHEAKEKFLSLKAEFEEDSNRKKQLIIQNEAKVKQREQQVNTQLEQIKRKETELNTLKEQLAAQAEGLKKRKEEVEKEHQSIIGQLEHIASLSAAEAREQLVETLKNEAQIQASSYVKDVVAQAKLTASKDAKKVVLETIQRTAAEHAIENCVSVFNIESDDVKGKIIGREGRNIRALEAATGVEIIVDDTPEAIIISGFDPVRREIARLSLHRLVSDGRIHPARIEEVVAKTKKNIEEEIVEIGERTIIDLGIHGLHPELIKMVGRMRFRSSYGQNLLQHSREVANLCATMAAELGLNVKHAKRAGLLHDIGKVTPDEPELPHAILGMELAKKYKEHPDVVNAIGAHHDEIEMTAMISPIVQACDAISGSRPGARREIMESYIKRLKELEETAVSFEGVNQCYAIQAGRELRVMVDADNVTDERAQQLSFDISQKIEKEMQYPGQIKITVIREMRSVSYAK, encoded by the coding sequence ATGTCTACTACTCTTTATATTATCATCACGGCTTTGGTGGCGCTCGGGGTGGGCGTTTACATTGGCCGGGTGTTATTGAACCAGGTGTTTAAGAAACACCAGGATGCCGCCCGTGAAAAGGCGAAGCTTATTATAAAAGAAGCTGAACTAGATGCCGAGAGCATCAAGAAAAATCGTATTCACGAAGCCAAAGAAAAATTCCTCAGCCTGAAAGCCGAGTTTGAAGAAGATTCTAACAGAAAGAAGCAGCTTATTATTCAAAACGAGGCGAAAGTTAAACAGCGTGAACAGCAGGTTAATACCCAATTAGAGCAAATAAAACGAAAAGAGACGGAATTAAACACGCTTAAAGAACAACTAGCGGCCCAAGCCGAAGGATTAAAAAAGCGCAAAGAAGAAGTAGAAAAAGAACATCAGTCTATTATTGGGCAGTTAGAACATATTGCCAGCTTATCGGCCGCCGAAGCGCGCGAGCAGCTAGTAGAAACTCTCAAAAACGAAGCGCAGATACAGGCTTCTTCCTACGTTAAGGATGTGGTGGCTCAGGCCAAATTAACCGCTTCAAAAGATGCCAAAAAAGTAGTTTTAGAAACCATTCAGCGTACGGCCGCCGAGCACGCCATTGAAAACTGCGTATCCGTTTTTAACATTGAATCCGACGACGTAAAAGGTAAAATTATTGGTCGGGAAGGCCGTAACATCCGCGCTCTGGAAGCTGCTACCGGCGTAGAAATTATTGTAGATGATACTCCCGAAGCCATTATTATTTCAGGCTTTGACCCGGTTCGTCGCGAAATTGCCCGTTTATCATTGCACCGTTTAGTTTCCGACGGACGAATTCACCCGGCCCGGATTGAGGAAGTAGTAGCCAAAACCAAGAAAAATATTGAAGAAGAAATAGTAGAAATCGGAGAGCGAACTATTATTGACTTAGGTATACACGGTTTGCACCCAGAGTTGATTAAAATGGTAGGCCGCATGCGCTTCCGGTCGTCTTATGGGCAGAATTTGTTGCAACACTCCCGCGAAGTAGCCAACTTATGTGCCACTATGGCCGCTGAACTAGGCCTGAACGTGAAACACGCTAAACGCGCCGGTTTGCTCCACGATATTGGTAAAGTAACTCCCGACGAACCGGAATTGCCGCACGCTATTTTAGGTATGGAGCTGGCTAAAAAATACAAAGAACATCCGGATGTGGTAAACGCTATTGGTGCCCACCACGATGAAATTGAAATGACTGCCATGATTTCGCCGATTGTGCAGGCCTGCGATGCTATTTCGGGTTCGCGCCCGGGTGCCCGCCGCGAGATTATGGAATCGTACATTAAACGGTTAAAAGAACTGGAAGAAACGGCTGTAAGTTTTGAAGGAGTGAACCAATGCTACGCAATTCAGGCCGGTCGTGAACTGCGCGTAATGGTAGATGCCGATAATGTAACCGACGAACGCGCGCAGCAACTGTCGTTTGATATTTCGCAAAAAATTGAAAAAGAGATGCAATACCCCGGCCAGATAAAAATTACAGTTATCCGGGAAATGCGTTCCGTAAGCTACGCGAAGTAA